GCTGTACATGGGCGCACCGCTTACAAAGATCAGCAGGAGGAAAAAGATACCGCGCAGCAGGCTGTCGCCGGGATGATGCCGCAGGCCCGTGGTCACATCCACTTTATTATCGCTGTGATGAATGAGGTGATAGCGCCACAAATAGGGTTGCTGATGCATGCTCCAATGAACCAGCCAGCTGCTGAAATCCAGCGCCAGTACCCCGATGACGATCGCACCCGCTACATTCGCGTGCAACCAGTATACCAGGCCAAAGCCTGCGTTGCGGCACCAGTCAGACAGCAATACGATCAACACCGCAAGCGCTGTATGAATGATCAGGTGGATGACCGTGAACCCGAAATTGACCAGCGCATGCGAAAATTTTGTCTTCCGGTATTTCAGCTGAAACAAGGGAATGGCACCTTCGATGATCCAGAAAAAGATTAGTCCGCCCACGAGCAGGGCCATG
The sequence above is a segment of the Niabella agricola genome. Coding sequences within it:
- a CDS encoding sterol desaturase family protein, with the protein product MEPVVTYFSTLEQRPLERMALLVGGLIFFWIIEGAIPLFQLKYRKTKFSHALVNFGFTVIHLIIHTALAVLIVLLSDWCRNAGFGLVYWLHANVAGAIVIGVLALDFSSWLVHWSMHQQPYLWRYHLIHHSDNKVDVTTGLRHHPGDSLLRGIFFLLLIFVSGAPMYSVMIYQTLVVITTAFTHANISLPKKLDKGLSYVLISPNMHKVHHHWKQPYTDSNYGAVFSIWDRLLGTYKELDPSKIRYGLDRYYDNEKDEDFLSLMKDPFIKKRQRQDAALIQPGKKSPST